TGTACATCCACGAGATGAGCAGGATGCTGGCGCTGCCCCACGGCGCGGCGGAGATGGCGCCAATGGCCTCCGAGCCGCCCGTGTTGATGACCGGGTGTCCCGGCAGGAACTTCACCAGGTGGCTGGCCACGCAGATGGGGCCCATGCCCGGGCCGCCACCGCCGTGCGGGATGCAGAACGTCTTGTGCAGGTTGATGTGGCACACGTCCGCGCCAATGAGGCCCGGCGCCGTGAGGCCCACCTGCGCGTTGAGGTTCGCGCCGTCCATGTACACCTGGCCGCCGCGCTCGTGGACGATGGAGCAGATTTCGCGAATCTCCTCCTCGAACACGCCGTGCGTGGACGGGTACGTCACCATCAGCGCGGCGAGCGCGTCCTTGTGCGTCTCCGCCTTGGCGCGCAAATCCTCCAGGTCGATGTTGCCGTTCTCATCGCACCTGGTGACGACCACCTTGTAGCCCGCCATCACCGCCGAGGCCGGGTTGGTGCCGTGCGCGGAGGACGGAATCAGGCACACGTCCCGGTGCCCCTGCCCGCGGTTCTGGTGGTACGCGCGGATGACGAGCAGGCCGGCGTACTCGCCCTGGCTGCCCGCGTTGGGCTGGAGCGAGCAACCCGCGAAGCCCGTCACCTGCGTCAGCATCTGCTCCAGCTGCTCGAAGATGACCTTGTAGCCGGCCGCCTGCGAGGTGGGCGCGAACGGGTGCAACCGGCCGAACTGCGGCCACGTCACCGGAATCATCTCCGCGGTGGCGTTGAGCTTCATGGTGCAGCTGCCCAGCGGAATCATCGAGTGCGTGAGGGACAGGTCCTTCGCCTCGAGCCGCCGGATGTAGCGCAGCATCTCCGTCTCGGAGTGGTAGCTGTTGAAGACGGCGTGCGAGAGGAACTCACTGGTGCGGCGCAGCTCCGGCGCCACCGAGCTCTCCACGCCCTCCCCCGCCAGGTCCGCCAGCGACGGCGGCGCACAGGACTTGCCGGTGCCCAGGATGAAGGCGCCCAGGATGTCTTCCACGTCGGAGGCCTTGGTCGTCTCGTCCAGCGCCACGCCCAGCGTCTTCTCGTCGATGCGGCGGAAGTTCATCCGCGCCGCCTCGGCCGCGCCCAGCACCGCGCGCACGTGCGGGGCCGTCAGCTCCACGCGCAGCGTGTCGAAGTACTGCTCGTGCTTCACCTTGAGGCCCAGCTTCGTCAGGCCCCGGGCCAGCAGCACCGTGAGGCCGTGCACGCGCTCGGCGATGGACTTCAGGCCCTTGGGCCCGTGGTAGACGGCGTACATGCTGGCGATGACGGCCAGCAGCACCTGCGCGGTGCAGATGTTGCTCGTCGCCTTCTCGCGGCGGATGTGCTGCTCGCGCGTCTGCAGCGCCATGCGCAGCGCGCGGCGGCCCTGCGCGTCCTCGGACACGCCGATGATGCGGCCCGGCATGACGCGCGTGTAGGCGCTCTTGGTGGCGAAGTAGCCGGCGTGCGGGCCGCCGTAGCCCATGGGCACGCCGAAGCGCTGGGCGCTGCCCACCGCCACGTCCGCGCCGAACTCGCCCGGCGGCGTCAGCAGCGTGAGGCTCAGCAGGTCCGCGGCCACCACGAGCAGGCCGCCCGCGGCGTGCACCTGCTCCGCGAAGGCGCGGTAGTCATGCACCGCGCCGTCGGTGGCCGGGTACTGCACCAGCGCGCCCACGAACTTCTTCGAGCCCAGGTCCACGGTGCGGTGGTCGCCCACCACCACTTCCACGCCCAGCGGCTGGGCGCGCGTGCGCACCACGTCCACCGTCTGCGGATGGCAGGCCTCGGAGACGAAGAAGGCGGCGGCGCCGTCATCACCCTTGACGTGCAGCGCCAGCGCCATCGCCTCGGCGGCGGCGGTGCCTTCGTCGAGCAGGGAGGCGTTGGCCACCTCCAGGCCCGTCAGGTCCATGACCACCGTCTGGAAGTTGAGCAGGGCTTCCAGCCGGCCCTGCGCAATCTCCGCCTGGTAGGGCGTGTACTGGGTGTACCAGCCCGGGTTCTGGAAGATGTTGCGGAGGATGACGTTCGGCGTGTGCGTGTCGTGGTAGCCCATGCCGATGTAGGACCGGAACACCTGGTTCTTCGCGGCGATGGACTCCAGGGCCGACAACAGCTCGTGCTCGCCCCGCGCCGAAAGGAGCTTCAAGGGCTCCTTGGCGCGGATGGCGGGCGGGACGGCCTGGTCGATGAAGGCATCGAGCGAGTCCACGCCCAGCGCGGACAGCAACTGCTTCAGCTCGGTGTCATCCGGACCGATGTGACGGCCGGCAAACGGCTCCTGATACTTCCAGTTCAAGGACATGGCGTTGTGGCTCGCGGGCGAGTCGTGAGTCGTGAAGTCGAGGACCGTCCCTAACAGCCGGTCCCCGCCGCTTCACTCTCAGGCGTTCTTGAGCAGCTCGGTGTAGGCGGCGGCATCCAGGAGGCCGTCCACCTGCTTGGGGTCCGACAGCTCGATCTCCAGCAGCCAGCCATCCCCGTACGGCTCCATGTTGATGTCCTCCGGCGATTCCGACAGCTCGTCGTTCACCTTCACCACCGTGCCCGACACGGGGGAGAACAGCTCGGACACCGCCTTCACGGATTCAATGGTGCCCACCGCGTCGCCCTTGGACACCTTGGCGCCCACCTTGGGCAGCTCCACATAGACGACGTCGCCCAGGGACGTCTGGGCGTGGTCGGTGACACCCACCACCACCACCTTGCCCTGAACGCGGGCCCACTCGTGATCTTCGGTGTACTTCAGGTCGCCAGGAACGTTGGCCATGTCGGTGCTCCAGTCTGTGGAACGAGGATGCTTCAGGGCTTCTTGTAGAAAGGCGTCTTGACCACCACCGCGGGCACGGCGCGTCCGCGGATGTCCACGTCGAACGTCGAACCCTCCGCGGCCAGCTCGGCGGGCACGTAGCCGATGCCGATGGCCTTGTTCACGGAAGGCCCCTTGGTGCCGCTGGTGACCTCGCCCACCCGCGCGCCGTCCTTGAGGATGGCGTAGCCATGGCGGGGGATGCCGTTGCCGGTGAGCTCGAAGCCCACCAGCTTGCGCTTCAGGCCCGCGGCCTTCTGGGCCACCAGCGCTTCCTTGCCAATGAAGGCGGCCTTGTCGAGCTTGACGATCCACCCCAGGCCCGCCTCGAGCGCGGTGTGCTGGTCGTCGATGTCGTTGCCGTACAGCGCGTACTTCATCTCCGTGCGGAGGCTGTCGCGCGCGCCCAGGCCGCAGGGCTTCACGCCATCCTGCTGGCCTTCGGTGAGCAGCGCGTCCCACAGCGCCACCGCGTCCTTCGCGGGGCAGTACAGCTCGAAGCCGTCCTCGCCGGTGTAGCCGGTGCGGGAGATGATGCTGGGGATGCCGGCGACCTCGCCCTCCGCGAAGCGGTAGGTGCCAATCTTCGACACGTCCGTCTTCGTCAGGCGCTGCACCAGGCTGGCGGCCTTGGGGCCCTGCACGGCGATCTGCGCGAAGTCGTCGCTCCGGTCCACGGGCGTCACGCCCTGGGCGTGCGCCTTCATCCACGCGAAGTCCTTCTCGCGGTTGCTGGAGTTGACGCAGATGAGGATGCGCTCGGGGCTGAAGCGGTAGGCGACCACGTCGTCAACGAAGGTGCCCCGCTCGTCGAGCAGGCCCGCGTAGACGGCCTGCCCGTCCGCGATGCGAGCGAGGTCATTGGAGATGAGTCCGTTGACCGTCTCCAGGGCGCCCGGGCCGGTGAACTCCACCTCGCCCATGTGCGAGACGTCGAACAAGCCCACAGCGGTGCGCACGGTCTCATGCTCGTCGATGATGCCGCTGTACTGGACGGGCATGTCCCAGCCAGCGAAGTCGACCATCCTGGCCCCCAGCTTGCGGTGAGCCTCGTTGAGGGGCGTTTGCCGGGCCATCTTCTTCTCCTGGAGGGGTGTGGAAAACGGCGCGGACTATAGCCGCGAGACTTGCCCGATCAAGGACGACGCAGAGCGTCTACACTGGGGGCGACATGAAGATTCGTAATCGGTTGAATCCCTCGGACCCGTGCTTCTCCTTCGAGTTCTTTCCGCCCCGAACGGAGGAAGGTGAGGCCAACCTGCTCAAGGCCCTGGAGGACCTGGCGGCCCTGCAGCCCGGGTTCGTCTCGGTGACCGAGGGCGCGGGAGGGAGCACGCGCTCCAAGACGGTGGAGCTGGTGCTGCGCATCAAGCAGGAGACGGGCATCGAGGCCATGGCGCACCTCACCTGCGGGGGGCACCGCCCGGACGAGCTGCGCGCCGTGCTGGAGAAGCTGAAGGACGCCAAGGTCGACAACATCCTGGTGCTGCGCGGCGACCCGCCGAAGGGCCAGACGCACTTCGAGCCCCAGCCCGGCGGGTTCCGCTACGCGTCGGAGATGACGCGATTCATCCGAGAAGAGGATTTCAACTTCTGCCTGGGGGGAGCGTGTTATCCGGAGGGCCACGTGGAGACGCCCTCGCGTGACGACGACCTGCGTCATCTCAAGGCCAAGGTGGATGCGGGCCTGGACTTCGTGGTGACGCAGCTCTTCTTCGACAACGCGTTCTACTTCGACTTCGTGGAGCGGGCGCGCCGCGCGGGCATCAACGTCCCCATCGTCCCCGGCATCATGCCCATCACCAACTATGAGCAGATCCAACGATTCACGCGCCTGTGCGGAGCCACCGTGCCCATGCGCCTGGCGTTGCAGCTCGAGCGGGTGAAGGACCAACCCGAAGCCATGGCCCAGCTCGGCGTGGCCCATGCGACGGTGCAGTGCATGGAGCTGCTGTCCCGGGGCGTGCCCGGCATCCATTTCTATACGCTCAACAAGTCCCCGGCGACGCGGATGATTGTGAGCGCACTGCGAGCCCGCTCATGAGTGGTCCTGGACTGCACCTCCCCAAAGACGATCCCCGCAACAAGGTCCTCAACCTCATCCGGCCGCCCGCCTTCTTCCTGCTGTGCACGGGTGTGCTCAACGTCATCTACAACATCGCGGGTTTCGTACTCGCGGCGCTGAAGGTGACGTCGCCCTTCGTCCCCGCGGGCGCGGAGGCCTCCACGCTGGAGCTGTCGCCCACGCTGGCGCTGATGCTGCTGGTGGGCATCCTCTGCGGCGTGTTGTCCGCGTGGGGCGCCATCAGCGCGCTCAACCTGCGGGGCTACGGCCTGGCCACGGTGGGCGGCATCACCGCGCTCTACATCCTGTCCCCCGGCTGCGTGATTGGCGTGCCGGTGGCCGTGTGGATGCTGTTCACGCTGCGCCGCGATGGCGTGCGTGAAGCCTTCTCCATGGGCTGAGCGTTCAAAACGCAGCGGTTGGTCTGCGTACCAGCCGCGAGCAATTGATGTTCAGGCCACACCGCCCGCGGGTACGTGTTCACGCATCCGCGGCGTGTTTTCCCCTCTGGCGAAGCACCCGCTCTGTTCACCAATGGGGCCCGTCCTGCCCCGGGGTTGCAGCCGTGCGGGCTTTCACCCTTTCTTGCTTTCCCTCACTTTCGTAGCCATACGAGGGGCGCCAGGACCGGGCGCCTCCTCCCAGCATGGGAGTGGCCATGATTGCGCTTGAGGTCGAGCGGGGAACGCCTGAACCTTTGACGGAGCTGGCTCGGCGTCTGGGCCGCGCGGAGGAGAAGGACCGTGCCCGGGGGATGTTCTTCCTGGGGGCGCTCGACGTGGTTCGCAAGGAGGCGGGTGAAGCCGCCGCGGCACGCTGTCTGGCGGCCTCACGTGAGCGCGCCTTCGTGCCCTTCTTCCTGTACCCCATCACCAGCTTCCTGCGGCTGTCGTACAGCGCCGCGGGGCTGCTGGCGCCCCGGCTGGGTGGCTTCGAGGCCGCCATGCGGACCATGGGGACGCGCTCCGCCCAGGACTTCCTGAGCACCGTCGTGGGCCGCAGCTTCCTGGCGCTCGCCGGGGGGTGCCCCAAGCGGCTGGTCAGCAACCTGCCCTCCGGCTACAGCACCGCCGTCAACTACGGCGAGCGCGACGTGGCGTGGCTGGGCGAACGGCAGGGTCGCCTCAGCATGTTCCGGGACTTCATGCCGCACAGCTACCACGAGGGCGTGGTGCGGGCCGCGCTGGACGCAATTGGCGCCCGCGACCCGCACGTCCACGGACGCGCCACCAGCCTGCTGGACAGCGAGTACGTGGTGTCCTGGGGCTAGACGGCCACCTCGGCGCCGGGGCTGTTCGAGGGAAGGCAGAGGGTGAAGCTGCTGCCCTCCCCTTCCCGGCTCTCCACGCGCAACGTGCCGCCGTGCTGGCGCACCGTGCTGGCCACCACCGACAGGCCCAGCCCCGTGCCCGCCGGCTTCG
This genomic window from Myxococcus hansupus contains:
- the gcvT gene encoding glycine cleavage system aminomethyltransferase GcvT, with the translated sequence MARQTPLNEAHRKLGARMVDFAGWDMPVQYSGIIDEHETVRTAVGLFDVSHMGEVEFTGPGALETVNGLISNDLARIADGQAVYAGLLDERGTFVDDVVAYRFSPERILICVNSSNREKDFAWMKAHAQGVTPVDRSDDFAQIAVQGPKAASLVQRLTKTDVSKIGTYRFAEGEVAGIPSIISRTGYTGEDGFELYCPAKDAVALWDALLTEGQQDGVKPCGLGARDSLRTEMKYALYGNDIDDQHTALEAGLGWIVKLDKAAFIGKEALVAQKAAGLKRKLVGFELTGNGIPRHGYAILKDGARVGEVTSGTKGPSVNKAIGIGYVPAELAAEGSTFDVDIRGRAVPAVVVKTPFYKKP
- the gcvP gene encoding aminomethyl-transferring glycine dehydrogenase, whose amino-acid sequence is MSLNWKYQEPFAGRHIGPDDTELKQLLSALGVDSLDAFIDQAVPPAIRAKEPLKLLSARGEHELLSALESIAAKNQVFRSYIGMGYHDTHTPNVILRNIFQNPGWYTQYTPYQAEIAQGRLEALLNFQTVVMDLTGLEVANASLLDEGTAAAEAMALALHVKGDDGAAAFFVSEACHPQTVDVVRTRAQPLGVEVVVGDHRTVDLGSKKFVGALVQYPATDGAVHDYRAFAEQVHAAGGLLVVAADLLSLTLLTPPGEFGADVAVGSAQRFGVPMGYGGPHAGYFATKSAYTRVMPGRIIGVSEDAQGRRALRMALQTREQHIRREKATSNICTAQVLLAVIASMYAVYHGPKGLKSIAERVHGLTVLLARGLTKLGLKVKHEQYFDTLRVELTAPHVRAVLGAAEAARMNFRRIDEKTLGVALDETTKASDVEDILGAFILGTGKSCAPPSLADLAGEGVESSVAPELRRTSEFLSHAVFNSYHSETEMLRYIRRLEAKDLSLTHSMIPLGSCTMKLNATAEMIPVTWPQFGRLHPFAPTSQAAGYKVIFEQLEQMLTQVTGFAGCSLQPNAGSQGEYAGLLVIRAYHQNRGQGHRDVCLIPSSAHGTNPASAVMAGYKVVVTRCDENGNIDLEDLRAKAETHKDALAALMVTYPSTHGVFEEEIREICSIVHERGGQVYMDGANLNAQVGLTAPGLIGADVCHINLHKTFCIPHGGGGPGMGPICVASHLVKFLPGHPVINTGGSEAIGAISAAPWGSASILLISWMYIAMMGGEGLTHATKVAILSANYIAERLQPHYPVLYRGKRGKVAHECIVDLRPLKKTAGVEVEDVAKRLMDYGFHAPTVSFPVAGTLMIEPTESESKAELDRFCDAMIAIRQEIRDIEEGRMPKDNNVLKHAPHTSRVVTAPEWNHPYSREQAVFPTPWVRENKFWPSVGRLNSVLGDRKLVCSCPPTEDYMTPEPTAATA
- the gcvH gene encoding glycine cleavage system protein GcvH; this encodes MANVPGDLKYTEDHEWARVQGKVVVVGVTDHAQTSLGDVVYVELPKVGAKVSKGDAVGTIESVKAVSELFSPVSGTVVKVNDELSESPEDINMEPYGDGWLLEIELSDPKQVDGLLDAAAYTELLKNA
- a CDS encoding DUF2378 family protein, whose amino-acid sequence is MIALEVERGTPEPLTELARRLGRAEEKDRARGMFFLGALDVVRKEAGEAAAARCLAASRERAFVPFFLYPITSFLRLSYSAAGLLAPRLGGFEAAMRTMGTRSAQDFLSTVVGRSFLALAGGCPKRLVSNLPSGYSTAVNYGERDVAWLGERQGRLSMFRDFMPHSYHEGVVRAALDAIGARDPHVHGRATSLLDSEYVVSWG
- the metF gene encoding methylenetetrahydrofolate reductase [NAD(P)H]; the encoded protein is MKIRNRLNPSDPCFSFEFFPPRTEEGEANLLKALEDLAALQPGFVSVTEGAGGSTRSKTVELVLRIKQETGIEAMAHLTCGGHRPDELRAVLEKLKDAKVDNILVLRGDPPKGQTHFEPQPGGFRYASEMTRFIREEDFNFCLGGACYPEGHVETPSRDDDLRHLKAKVDAGLDFVVTQLFFDNAFYFDFVERARRAGINVPIVPGIMPITNYEQIQRFTRLCGATVPMRLALQLERVKDQPEAMAQLGVAHATVQCMELLSRGVPGIHFYTLNKSPATRMIVSALRARS